The sequence GTCGACCTCGCCCGCGGCGCGTGTGGCTGCCCCTCGGACCTGGAGTGGGCCTACGAGCCGTGGGAGTCAGCCTCCGTCGGCGGCGATCCGCTCGAGCACTCGTAGCGAACCCACCTGCCGCACCTCGCGGAAGTCGCCGCTGTCGAGCGCGCGCAGGTAGACGTGGTACGGCGGCTGCCCGCCGTCGGCCGGGTCCGGGAACACGTCGTGGATCGCGAGCACGCCACCGACCATCACGTGCGGCGACCAGGCGCCGTAGTCGGTCTGCGCCTCCTCCTCGCTGTGGCCGCCGTCGATGAACAGCATCGCCAGCGGGGTCGACCACAGCGCCGCGACGCCGGCCGAGCGGCCGACGACCGCGACGACGGTCTCCTCGAGCCCGGCCTGCTCGAT comes from Mycobacteriales bacterium and encodes:
- a CDS encoding class I SAM-dependent methyltransferase — its product is MPADLRAVAEGAKGFMPPAEGLALYETAYAAAARGPVLEVGTYCGKSAVYLGAGAQAVGGRVVTVDHHRGSEENQAGWEWHDPSVVDPASGRMDTLPHFRRTIEQAGLEETVVAVVGRSAGVAALWSTPLAMLFIDGGHSEEEAQTDYGAWSPHVMVGGVLAIHDVFPDPADGGQPPYHVYLRALDSGDFREVRQVGSLRVLERIAADGG